The sequence GGATAGAGACTCATGTTTTAGATCTGCAAGAGACTTTTAAAAAAGAGGTTTATGATCTATTTGTTAATTCATACAAGGATGGAATTACGCCAAATCCATGCGCTCACTGTAATCGCTTGATTAAATTTGGTGCACTTTGGGAATTTGCTAAGAGTCTAGGCTGTGATAAAATCGCAACTGGTCATTATGCTAGAATAGAAAATGGTTTAATAAAATCTGCTATTGATGAGACTAAAGATCAAAGTTATTTCTTAGCCAATCTTGACCCGCAAATTTTACCTTACATCATCTTTCCGCTCGGAGATAAGCTCAAAGTCGATATAAAAGCCCAGGCTTCGCAAATACCACAGATTGCATCGTTGGCCTCACAAAAGGAAAGTAGTGAGATTTGTTTTGTTGAGACTACATATATTGATGTTTTAAAGCAGCACTATAATACCAATCTTCCAGGTATTGTTCGTAATTCAAATGGCGATGCTATCGGTACTCATGATGGCTATATGCATTATACAATTGGCAAGCGCAAAGGCTTTAAAATCAATGGTGCGCATGATCCTCATTATGTAACTAATATCAATGCTAGAGCTAATGAGATTACTGTAGGTAAAAAAGATGAATTAGAGTGCTATGAATTTAAAACACGTAATTTTAATAATTTTACTCAGTTGAGCGAATTTGAATCTTATGTAAAAATTAGGTATCGTTCAAAGCCTATTTTATGTGTTGTTCGTGTAAGCAATGGAGTAGCAACTGTAGAACTAAAGAGCAATGCTGGAGCTGTTGCTAGTGGTCAGTTAGCTGTATTTTATGATGAAAATCAAAGGGTTTTAGCTAGCGGATTTATAGAATAAATTTGCTAGTCAATTTATTCTTTTGAGTTTAGATATTATTATTGTCTTGTGCCTGCCGTGTATAGTAATTGTTTAAATTTATACTATGCTAAATTTGCAAAAGCAAGGCTAAATTTATCATTTTTATCACTTTTATATTAATTTTTATCGGTTTATTAATTAAATTTAGATAAAATATTGCCTAAAATTTTTTATAAAGAGGTTACAATGGCACTACCAGAAGCAGAACATATATGGTATGATGGCAAATTAGTCAAATGGCACGAGGCTACAACTCATGTTTTAACTCACTCATTACACTACGGCAATGCTGTATTTGAAGGCGTTAGAGCTTATATGACACCAAAGGGTTTAGCTATTCTTTGCCTTGAAGCACATACAAAAAGGCTATTTGAATCTGCTAAGGCTTGTGGGATTAAAATTCCATTTACCGCTGAACAGATCAATCAAGCACACATTGACCTATTAAAAAGCAACACCTACACAGATAATGTCTATATTCGTCCACTTGTATTTTTAGGCTATGGTAAAATGGGCGTTAGTCATATTGGATGCCCAGTAAATGTCGCTATTGCAGCGTGGCAGTGGGGTGCATATATGGGCGAAGAAGCTCTTCAAAATGGTATAAAAGTCAAAATCGCCTCTTGGATGAAGCCAGCACCATTTTCTATGATGTCAAAGGCAAAAGCAAGCGCTAATTACTTTAACTCTCAAATGGCAAATTTCGAAGCACACGAAGCAGGCTGCGATGAGGCTTTGCTGCTTGATCCGCAAGGATTTATCGCTGAAGGTAGCGGCGAGTGTTTCTTTATCGTAAAAGATGGAGTAATAATAACTCCACCAAATGACACTAGCTTAGAGAGTATTACTCAAAAAAATGTGATTCAAATAGCAAAAGATTTAGGCTATACAGTACTTCGCCAAAGAATTACTAGAGATGAAGCTTATAACGCTGATGAAGCATTTTTTACTGGAACAGCAGCAGAGGTTACGCCAATTAGTAGTATAGATAGTAGAGTAATTGGTAGCGGCAAAAGAGGTTCAGTATCGCATGAGCTT is a genomic window of Campylobacter devanensis containing:
- the mnmA gene encoding tRNA 2-thiouridine(34) synthase MnmA → MKVLIALSGGVDSSMSAKYLQDQGYSVVGCYMKLHGREDYHRHNIDNVKKVCEFLGIETHVLDLQETFKKEVYDLFVNSYKDGITPNPCAHCNRLIKFGALWEFAKSLGCDKIATGHYARIENGLIKSAIDETKDQSYFLANLDPQILPYIIFPLGDKLKVDIKAQASQIPQIASLASQKESSEICFVETTYIDVLKQHYNTNLPGIVRNSNGDAIGTHDGYMHYTIGKRKGFKINGAHDPHYVTNINARANEITVGKKDELECYEFKTRNFNNFTQLSEFESYVKIRYRSKPILCVVRVSNGVATVELKSNAGAVASGQLAVFYDENQRVLASGFIE
- a CDS encoding branched-chain amino acid transaminase; the encoded protein is MALPEAEHIWYDGKLVKWHEATTHVLTHSLHYGNAVFEGVRAYMTPKGLAILCLEAHTKRLFESAKACGIKIPFTAEQINQAHIDLLKSNTYTDNVYIRPLVFLGYGKMGVSHIGCPVNVAIAAWQWGAYMGEEALQNGIKVKIASWMKPAPFSMMSKAKASANYFNSQMANFEAHEAGCDEALLLDPQGFIAEGSGECFFIVKDGVIITPPNDTSLESITQKNVIQIAKDLGYTVLRQRITRDEAYNADEAFFTGTAAEVTPISSIDSRVIGSGKRGSVSHELQGAYFDIVMGKNPKYEHLLTYIN